The nucleotide sequence ACGGGAGAGGCGGCCGCAGCTTCGTGAGCCATCAAAGACCGTCAGGTATTTCTcctatgaattattattattattaatattattaaataaagtATTCTTTTGCAGTTCAGTCTGTTTAAGAAATAATGATGTTATATTATTAATTATCCACTCATCAATCTCAATAAAATGAATTAAAAGGacgtcaagccccaacataatCTGGATCAGACCCTAGCATAATGCATGTGAGGCGTAACCCAGTGGTAGCTCCACACCCTtttctactcgagccccctcttaagctgaagttaatagtagtacactcatcagacccttataagtcaatcttaatcttatccactttcaatatgggactaatcaggggtgttacaaagtGATAGGTCTCAGATCTCAGGGTTTGAGTGAAGACAGATGTAAtacatgttttttatttttttaagttaaaatcttattttctttacttatctttgaataaaaaaatgaaaaaaaaaactctctatTTTATGATCGGAGTAATTAATAAACACTATACGCACTCTTACTCTCACAGGGCCCCACAGCACAAGACCGGCCCTTTTCCTTCTCTCCAGCAGCAATAGCAACAACGGCGTGAGCGGACCGGCAAGAAGTCGAAGGTTCAATGTAGGGTGTGGTGTGAACGGGTAAGTGAAGTATTATTATTACTCTTCGGTCAACGGTCCCGTGCTCCCAGTCTTCCTCCTGGCCTCTCTCGGACTGCCGCGCGTCCCGTGCCACCCTTTTCTTCCGcccgccacagccgccgccgcctcctcccctCGTCTGAAAGCGAAGCCCCGGAACCCCGTTCCTCTTCTTCGTCTCTTTCAAGCCCTGCCGTCGCTCTGCGTCCGCTCCTCCCATCAGTCACCGCGGCTAAATGTGAAATTTCGTTTAGTGGGTTCGAGCTCTGCATTCCCATGGATAGATCAAATGACGCCATCAGACACTGTGGGACTCGCATTACATAGATAGATTCACGGCATCTTCTATAAGATCAGCAATGATCGATGTAGTGGTACACTAATATAATTTGATGGAAGATATAGGAAAAAAGCAAGTCTTCCTCAGGCACAGGAGGAAGATCTAACCatagatttttttgtttttgcagCAAATGAACACGTGAGGTTAGCTAGAGAAATCCTCGGTCGAGCGAGGAGTACGGGAAGGCAAGTGATGATGCTGCTCCTGAGCTCGTCCCCCTCAGATTACACTCGGGTTGGGATCTCACAGAAAGACCACCGTAATCAAAACTGCTAATCCCTAAAGGGTCAAACGTCGTTGGTTCCATCGCTGAAACCTCACCGAAGGGCAGCAAGATTCCATGATCTTTCGGAAGAGGAAGAGCAGCAGATAgacgcatcttcttcttcttcatggacGCCTGCTGCTTCTGCTGCTTGGATTGCACGAGTCTTTGCAGGAGGTTGGGATCCTGGGCTGCTTTAACGAGGAAGGACATCAGTTGCTGCGGCCTCCTCTCGGTGGCCTGCAGTCGCCTGCTCATCACCGTGACCTCCTCATCCAGTGCCTTCTGCTCCTGCCGCAGCCTATGAAGCTCTTGCAGTAACACCCGCTCTTCCTCCCCCTCCACGCCGTCCGTGCTGCTGCTCCCATGCAACCCGCCTTCGCTTTTCCCCCTCCTCGTGACCAGAGGGAGGAGGTGAGTCTGCCCTTTGAGGAACGACTCGTGCGCGAACTCCCATCGATCGGGATCCACCTTCCGAAACCCCTGTACTCAAAGCAAACGGAGAAACACGCACGTATCAGTTTGACGTGAGACGACGTCGGAAGCGTTGCGGCGAAGGAAAGATTAGGGCGGCCGACGCGACGTAGGTGTTCAGCTGGCGGATGAAGCTGGAGAAGTTGCGGTGCTTGAAGAAGGAGGGGAGGAGGAAGCACGAGAAGTCGTTGGGGTCGACCACAACAAAGCTGTTGTTCTTCTTCCCCCACCGGATCAAGAAGTCGGAGCTTGGATCCTCCACCATCTCATACGTCTTTGCTACGAATGGCGCTACTTGTTCTTGGCTTCCAGTGCAAGCTCTGCTCTTCTCTTCCATCCTAATCTACTCTATGATTTCAATCTGCAGACTCTCagaccttctcctcctcctctctctctctctctctctctctctctgtctctgggCTATGCTTGCTTACTTAAAAGCCATGAAAAGCCCAATCACTGTTGATTGCCGGACTGATGGGGAAGAGGGGCAGTTTAGAGTCTCTCTGTCGTCGATGGAGAACCAACTGCTACTCTTTATGTTCTCCATGGATATCAAGGGTAGATAGAGTTCACCTGTCTCGCATGAGACAAGGAACAGTTCCCCTCTCATAAGGTCATGACTCAAATCCATCTCCATAACATCAGTCGGATTGTACTGGTCCCACCAAAAAATtcactttttatattttattctttACGGCATTCTTTTTTTTGTCCCTAATATCTGAATATCCTCAGCTACctatcattttaaaatatttttattaaattataattttagcaTATATTACTGAAGCatcgtaaaaatattataattagatcgattcaccttaTAGACCCGTAGTTAATTGACTATCAAATCAAAATATTTCATAGAGTGAGagtgcaaaaaaaaaatttatttttaagaatatatatatatatatatatatatagtgatgattTTACTATTTGATTATGAATAAAGACTTGATTAGGGTGGGTCCATGAACAAGTTATGGACTGGTATTCTTTAA is from Musa acuminata AAA Group cultivar baxijiao chromosome BXJ3-8, Cavendish_Baxijiao_AAA, whole genome shotgun sequence and encodes:
- the LOC135580988 gene encoding heat stress transcription factor C-1b-like codes for the protein MEEKSRACTGSQEQVAPFVAKTYEMVEDPSSDFLIRWGKKNNSFVVVDPNDFSCFLLPSFFKHRNFSSFIRQLNTYGFRKVDPDRWEFAHESFLKGQTHLLPLVTRRGKSEGGLHGSSSTDGVEGEEERVLLQELHRLRQEQKALDEEVTVMSRRLQATERRPQQLMSFLVKAAQDPNLLQRLVQSKQQKQQASMKKKKMRLSAALPLPKDHGILLPFGEVSAMEPTTFDPLGISSFDYGGLSVRSQPECNLRGTSSGAASSLAFPYSSLDRGFL